One genomic segment of Paenibacillus sp. FSL H8-0332 includes these proteins:
- a CDS encoding sugar ABC transporter permease has product MKRRKPKLRYNQNGIALLFLSPWLLGLVCLTLGPMAASLYFSFTDYSILESSRWIGLDNFTTMLTADPLFIQSLKVTFIFVFVSVPLKLMFALAVALLLNKGIRGLGIYRTVYYIPTLLGGSVAIAMLWRKMLGGGGLVNQLLAMVGIQAPDWVSNPKYSLYSLILLSVWQFGSSMIIFLSGLKQVPPEYYDASSVDGAGKVGQFLHITLPVLSPVIFFNVIMQTITAFQSFTQAFIISNGSGGPVNSTLMYSLYLYKKGFSFFQMGYASAMAWVLVLLIGIFTLLLFGSSKLWVHYEDGGK; this is encoded by the coding sequence ATGAAGCGGCGTAAACCAAAGCTGCGCTACAACCAGAACGGGATCGCCCTCCTGTTCCTGTCGCCCTGGCTGCTGGGGCTGGTGTGCCTGACCCTGGGGCCGATGGCGGCCTCGCTCTATTTTTCTTTTACAGATTACAGTATTCTGGAGAGCTCCAGATGGATCGGATTGGATAATTTCACCACAATGCTCACCGCAGATCCGTTATTTATCCAATCGCTTAAGGTGACGTTTATCTTCGTATTCGTGTCGGTGCCGCTGAAGCTGATGTTCGCCCTGGCGGTCGCCCTGCTCCTTAACAAAGGAATACGGGGCCTGGGCATCTACCGGACGGTCTACTACATCCCTACACTGCTTGGAGGCAGTGTCGCTATTGCCATGCTGTGGCGCAAGATGCTGGGCGGCGGAGGCCTTGTGAATCAGCTATTGGCCATGGTGGGGATACAGGCGCCTGACTGGGTATCGAATCCCAAATACTCGTTGTATTCGCTTATCCTGCTGTCAGTATGGCAATTCGGCTCGTCGATGATCATCTTCCTGTCCGGGCTGAAGCAGGTGCCGCCGGAATATTATGACGCCTCTTCAGTGGACGGTGCAGGCAAGGTGGGGCAATTCCTGCATATTACGCTGCCGGTGCTGTCTCCGGTTATCTTTTTCAATGTTATCATGCAGACGATCACCGCCTTCCAGTCATTCACCCAAGCGTTCATTATCAGTAACGGCAGCGGGGGACCCGTGAACTCCACCCTGATGTATTCCCTCTACCTGTACAAGAAGGGCTTCTCCTTCTTCCAGATGGGCTACGCCTCGGCGATGGCCTGGGTGCTGGTGCTGCTGATCGGGATATTCACACTCCTGCTATTCGGCAGCAGCAAGCTGTGGGTGCATTATGAAGATGGGGGGAAATAA
- a CDS encoding histidine kinase, with amino-acid sequence MQKRMLGTWLLRIRRSKLSTLMAASIITFNLIFLGFIVLLAYRTFSDVTFSEISTTRLALLNESTKRGFDFMTNVSGTAYSIAANKNVIEGLETTPASKYQMISRRREITEILQHSLVLNEGVSSIEIYSDLFSGVPQSSTDLVFPVSSIRNESWYPKLKQADSLWVPLEGSGGEDEPYLIGHIQHLFGNEGKTIGYLYIRLSADDILKQFKDIPAVLDGQIHLVDTSGNLLLLVNKENGSAGKAVLEADWLYQHTYEGNEGYELLKKDGQSYLVLFSRPSTISWRLVQVIPTRELLQEVRKADRQVIGIGLLCLLLSALLAYFFIRNMIRPVRRLIQEMRKLERGDFRASMSESLTEEYTQMSYGFNHMVNRLQELVQSEREASAAKREAQAGLLEAQIKPHFLYNTLDMIHWKAMDYDAQDISYMITQLGKMLRIGLSGGRMLIRLRDELEHARCYVSIQQERLPIAIEYTESIADPAVRSYFIPKVIIQPLIENSIIHGSREPGSGPLQIHLEVREVKTPGSQPYLQITLLDNGRGLAEGWSMEQVSGIGTRNVMSRIQLYCGEPYGLYLANRPEKGVAAMITLPVIETEEQLERLLRDQL; translated from the coding sequence ATGCAAAAAAGAATGCTCGGCACCTGGCTGCTGCGGATCAGGCGGAGCAAGCTCTCCACGCTGATGGCGGCCAGTATTATTACGTTCAATCTGATCTTTCTCGGGTTCATTGTTCTGCTGGCGTACCGGACTTTCTCGGACGTAACCTTCAGTGAGATCAGTACCACCAGGCTTGCCCTGCTGAATGAGAGCACGAAGCGTGGCTTCGACTTCATGACCAATGTGTCGGGCACCGCCTACTCCATTGCAGCGAACAAGAACGTTATTGAGGGGCTGGAGACTACGCCTGCCTCCAAGTATCAGATGATCTCCAGAAGGCGGGAGATTACGGAGATACTCCAGCATTCGCTGGTGCTGAACGAAGGGGTAAGCTCGATTGAGATTTACAGCGATTTGTTCAGCGGGGTGCCGCAAAGCTCGACGGATCTTGTCTTTCCGGTCTCTTCAATTAGGAACGAGAGCTGGTACCCCAAGCTGAAGCAGGCGGATTCGCTCTGGGTTCCCCTGGAGGGCAGCGGCGGCGAAGACGAGCCTTATCTGATCGGCCATATCCAGCATCTGTTCGGAAATGAAGGCAAAACGATTGGCTACCTCTATATCCGGCTGTCCGCAGACGATATCCTCAAGCAGTTCAAGGATATTCCTGCTGTGCTGGACGGCCAGATTCATCTGGTGGATACAAGCGGCAATCTCCTGCTGCTCGTGAACAAGGAGAATGGCTCTGCCGGTAAGGCTGTACTGGAGGCAGACTGGCTCTACCAGCATACGTATGAAGGCAATGAAGGCTATGAGCTGCTGAAAAAAGACGGGCAGTCCTATCTCGTCCTGTTCTCCAGACCGAGCACCATCTCCTGGCGGCTGGTCCAGGTGATCCCGACGCGTGAGCTGCTGCAGGAGGTTCGTAAGGCGGACAGGCAGGTGATCGGGATCGGACTGCTCTGTCTGCTCCTGTCGGCGCTGCTGGCGTATTTCTTCATCCGTAATATGATCCGTCCGGTGCGCAGGCTGATTCAGGAGATGCGGAAGCTGGAGCGCGGAGATTTCCGGGCCAGTATGAGTGAGTCGCTGACGGAGGAATACACGCAGATGTCTTACGGCTTCAACCACATGGTGAACCGGCTGCAGGAGCTGGTGCAGAGCGAGCGGGAAGCAAGCGCCGCGAAGCGGGAGGCTCAGGCAGGGCTGCTGGAGGCCCAGATCAAGCCGCATTTCCTGTACAACACACTGGATATGATTCACTGGAAGGCTATGGATTACGACGCCCAGGATATCAGCTACATGATCACCCAGCTTGGGAAAATGCTGCGCATCGGCCTCAGCGGCGGCAGAATGCTCATTCGTCTGCGCGACGAGCTGGAGCATGCGCGGTGTTATGTGAGCATCCAGCAGGAACGGCTGCCGATTGCCATCGAGTATACGGAGTCGATTGCGGACCCGGCGGTGAGGAGTTATTTCATTCCAAAGGTCATAATCCAGCCGCTGATTGAGAATTCAATTATTCATGGCAGCCGGGAGCCTGGCTCCGGCCCTTTGCAAATTCACCTGGAGGTCAGGGAGGTCAAAACGCCGGGAAGCCAGCCTTACTTGCAAATCACACTGCTGGATAACGGCCGGGGCTTGGCGGAAGGCTGGTCGATGGAGCAGGTGAGCGGCATCGGCACCCGGAATGTGATGAGCCGGATTCAGCTGTATTGCGGGGAACCGTACGGACTATACTTGGCCAACCGGCCGGAGAAAGGGGTTGCGGCTATGATTACGCTGCCAGTCATTGAGACGGAGGAGCAGCTGGAGCGGCTGCTGCGCGATCAGCTATGA
- a CDS encoding MFS transporter → MWNQMSLLQNPKQRKLLFSAGLSWMFDAMDVGMISFVVAALAKEWSLGPEKIGYLTSINSVGMAVGAAAAGILADRFGRKSVLLWTLLIFSIASGLSAFAAGYAVLCVLRFIAGFGLGGELPVASTLVSESMPVKERGRAVVLLESFWALGWILSALIAYFVIPDYGWRIAFAIGAVPALYALYLRRAIDDSPKFAEIKKAPPVPLRKRVAAVWSAEYRRSTIMLWILWFTVVFSYYGMFLWLPTVMVLKGFSLVKSFEYVLIMTLAQLPGYFTAAYFIEKYGRKFVLVIYLLLTAVSAAWFGNSTTEGMLMAAGICLSFFNLGAWGGMYAYTPELYPTKIRSTGVGLATSFGRIGGIIAPTLVGLMVGKAVGIGSIFMIFFVTIVIGALAVLFLGKETKGLELE, encoded by the coding sequence ATGTGGAATCAAATGTCGCTGCTGCAAAATCCGAAGCAGCGGAAGCTGCTCTTCAGTGCAGGTCTAAGCTGGATGTTCGACGCGATGGATGTAGGGATGATCTCGTTCGTCGTGGCTGCACTAGCCAAGGAATGGTCGCTGGGACCGGAAAAGATCGGCTATTTAACCAGCATTAACTCGGTGGGGATGGCGGTCGGTGCAGCTGCCGCCGGAATTCTGGCGGACCGCTTCGGCCGCAAATCGGTGCTGCTCTGGACGCTGCTGATCTTCTCAATTGCAAGCGGACTGTCGGCCTTCGCCGCAGGTTATGCAGTATTATGTGTGCTGCGCTTCATTGCCGGCTTCGGGCTGGGCGGAGAGCTGCCGGTGGCTTCGACTCTGGTATCCGAGAGCATGCCGGTTAAGGAAAGAGGCCGTGCTGTTGTGCTGCTCGAGAGCTTCTGGGCGTTAGGCTGGATTCTGTCGGCGCTGATCGCTTATTTCGTCATTCCGGATTACGGCTGGCGGATCGCCTTCGCCATCGGGGCGGTACCGGCGTTATATGCGCTCTATCTGCGCAGGGCAATCGATGACTCACCGAAGTTCGCGGAGATCAAGAAAGCTCCTCCAGTGCCCCTGCGTAAGCGTGTGGCGGCAGTCTGGTCGGCAGAGTACCGCCGCTCGACCATCATGCTGTGGATTCTGTGGTTCACCGTGGTCTTCTCTTATTATGGAATGTTCCTGTGGCTGCCGACGGTGATGGTGCTTAAGGGCTTCAGTCTGGTCAAAAGCTTCGAGTATGTGCTGATCATGACACTCGCCCAGTTGCCGGGATACTTCACCGCCGCCTATTTCATCGAGAAATACGGCCGCAAATTCGTACTGGTCATCTATCTGCTGCTGACAGCCGTCAGCGCTGCCTGGTTCGGGAACTCAACGACCGAGGGCATGCTGATGGCTGCCGGGATCTGTCTGTCGTTCTTCAACCTGGGGGCCTGGGGCGGGATGTACGCGTACACGCCTGAGTTGTATCCGACTAAGATCCGTTCCACAGGTGTGGGACTCGCCACCTCCTTTGGACGGATTGGCGGCATTATTGCCCCAACATTGGTTGGCCTGATGGTCGGCAAGGCGGTCGGGATCGGCTCCATCTTCATGATCTTCTTCGTTACGATTGTAATCGGCGCCCTGGCGGTGCTGTTCCTGGGGAAAGAAACGAAGGGACTGGAGCTTGAGTAG
- a CDS encoding response regulator translates to MSRSILLVDDDPHILKALTRHVDWEKLGLTLAGTAVNGHEALELFRRLSPDLVMTDVYMPGMGGLELTEALRELAPELPVIILSGYEEFENARQAMRWGVSHFLLKPARVDEIEAVLRVVLLALNAGEQKKRLEERYQQEFGRTLPFLRERLLMELLTTRYSAEECSEERLGYLQITRPQRLAAASIQLNRPSPLHKLKEREWQLLRFGAGNICRETLQHKLAGHPSVQGHVLDYSDDLLVVLLLDREAGEPIPVLKEVVQETMDKIRNYIQLQAYAGIGSVKSAIHELIDSYLESREALASAEFQETSPIYAYEPCGSTNPWTLEDYSRLLQEWNEVLLCRDSSKVWETWEIIFGRLRQDDQNNIQDIQTVCVGLFTTLMYYWNACCPGRTPPMSMSEFLQAVTGYYTWRSLTEWMGQMIPAFLTAAFTEMNVKKNRLVESVKSYVEAHYTQEISFMGLAQELHVHPKYLSQLFKRISGENFVSYLNQYRVDRAIEFLQSGQHMVYEISEMVGFNNPAYFSQVFKMITGRSPSDYLKG, encoded by the coding sequence ATGAGCCGCTCTATCCTGCTGGTGGATGACGACCCGCATATTCTGAAAGCCCTTACGAGACATGTGGACTGGGAGAAGCTGGGCCTGACCCTGGCTGGAACAGCGGTCAACGGCCATGAAGCGCTGGAGCTGTTCCGCAGGCTCTCCCCCGATCTGGTGATGACCGATGTCTATATGCCGGGCATGGGCGGGTTGGAACTTACAGAGGCCCTGAGGGAGCTGGCCCCGGAGCTGCCGGTTATTATCCTGAGCGGCTACGAGGAATTCGAGAATGCCCGGCAGGCGATGCGCTGGGGCGTCAGCCATTTCCTGCTGAAGCCGGCCCGGGTAGATGAGATCGAAGCTGTGCTCCGCGTTGTGCTGCTGGCTCTGAATGCCGGAGAGCAGAAGAAGCGGCTGGAGGAGCGTTATCAGCAGGAATTCGGCCGCACGCTTCCTTTTTTGCGGGAACGCCTGCTTATGGAACTGCTGACTACCCGCTACAGCGCGGAGGAATGCTCTGAGGAACGGCTTGGATATCTGCAGATTACCCGTCCGCAGCGGCTGGCGGCGGCCAGTATCCAGCTGAACCGCCCTTCGCCGCTGCACAAGCTGAAGGAGCGCGAATGGCAGCTGCTTCGCTTCGGAGCCGGTAATATCTGCCGGGAGACGCTGCAGCACAAGCTTGCCGGACATCCCTCTGTGCAGGGACATGTGCTCGACTATTCCGACGATCTGCTGGTGGTGCTGCTGCTGGACCGTGAGGCGGGAGAGCCGATTCCCGTTCTGAAGGAAGTGGTTCAGGAGACGATGGATAAAATCCGGAATTACATTCAGCTTCAGGCCTATGCCGGCATTGGTTCGGTCAAATCTGCTATCCATGAACTGATCGATTCGTATCTGGAGAGCAGAGAGGCGCTTGCTTCCGCAGAGTTTCAGGAGACCAGTCCCATCTACGCCTATGAGCCGTGCGGAAGCACCAACCCCTGGACGCTGGAGGACTATTCCCGGCTGCTTCAAGAGTGGAATGAGGTGCTGCTGTGCCGGGATTCCTCAAAAGTATGGGAGACCTGGGAGATCATCTTCGGCAGGCTCCGGCAGGATGACCAGAATAACATTCAGGATATTCAGACTGTGTGTGTCGGGCTGTTCACTACGCTGATGTACTATTGGAATGCCTGCTGCCCAGGCCGCACTCCTCCTATGAGCATGTCCGAATTCCTGCAGGCGGTGACGGGCTACTATACCTGGAGAAGCTTGACGGAGTGGATGGGCCAGATGATCCCGGCCTTCCTGACCGCAGCTTTTACCGAGATGAACGTCAAGAAGAACCGGCTGGTGGAGAGCGTCAAAAGCTATGTGGAAGCCCACTATACCCAGGAGATCAGCTTCATGGGCCTCGCGCAGGAGCTGCATGTGCATCCGAAATATCTAAGCCAGCTGTTCAAACGGATCAGCGGTGAGAATTTCGTCAGCTACCTGAACCAGTACCGGGTGGACCGGGCCATCGAATTCCTGCAATCCGGCCAGCATATGGTGTATGAGATCAGTGAAATGGTCGGCTTCAACAACCCTGCCTATTTCAGCCAGGTGTTCAAGATGATTACCGGGCGCAGCCCTAGTGATTATTTGAAGGGGTGA
- a CDS encoding DUF1836 domain-containing protein, with product MEAFTLSRIEMSGLLLSLGPNSERKPLHILQEAWTKFHRDEVREGTSLPAFLSTDIPPILQKLIKGGGVKGLSLGEIASLGGLIEYSTLSVSAMQNWVKRDFKEYLGSPREGKKYSINQAAILFIIDDLKAALDFESIRQLFRMLFLAPERDDDDLVEPAQLYHGYAELFEEIKTRSPVPAGGQALTGNPKEYPWKSDSGIKSAMDGMMKRLSHLSRGQRDAVQNMLLIAAISVQTCYFQAMARQYFNAVLFLDF from the coding sequence ATGGAAGCTTTTACACTTAGCCGGATAGAGATGTCCGGACTATTACTGTCTCTAGGGCCTAACTCGGAGCGGAAGCCGCTCCATATTCTGCAGGAAGCCTGGACCAAATTCCACCGTGACGAGGTGCGGGAGGGGACAAGCCTGCCCGCTTTTCTGTCTACGGATATCCCCCCGATTCTGCAAAAGCTGATCAAAGGCGGCGGCGTCAAAGGGCTGTCCCTGGGTGAAATTGCTTCGCTTGGCGGTCTGATTGAGTATTCCACGTTATCCGTCTCTGCTATGCAGAACTGGGTGAAGCGCGATTTCAAGGAATATCTCGGGTCCCCGCGTGAAGGGAAGAAGTACTCCATTAATCAGGCGGCCATTCTATTTATAATAGATGATCTTAAGGCTGCGCTTGATTTCGAGAGCATCAGGCAGCTCTTTCGTATGCTGTTCCTGGCGCCTGAACGTGATGACGATGATCTGGTGGAACCGGCACAGCTGTATCATGGGTATGCCGAGCTGTTCGAGGAGATTAAGACCCGTTCCCCGGTGCCGGCTGGGGGGCAGGCTCTAACCGGTAATCCCAAGGAATATCCGTGGAAATCGGACAGCGGAATCAAGTCGGCCATGGACGGAATGATGAAGCGGCTCAGCCATCTGAGCAGAGGGCAGCGGGATGCGGTGCAGAATATGCTGCTGATCGCTGCGATCTCGGTGCAGACCTGTTATTTTCAGGCGATGGCCCGGCAATATTTCAATGCGGTGTTATTCCTTGATTTTTGA
- a CDS encoding sugar ABC transporter substrate-binding protein produces the protein MTIKGTKGLVLLLSSILLMTTAACSSGGSNAPDEAKASSKTEGSAPAIELRMTWWGSQTRHDLTTKMIKRFEEKNPGITIKPEYSGWDGYFDKLSTQVAGSNAPDIIQMDYAFLSDYAKRGTLLDLTPYTQDGSLRTEDHDSSMLSAGSIDGKLYAVTLGVNAPGVVYNASVLQELGIAEPQESWTWKDFAEMANAIAKKKGDGYYGTPDISGTTNIFEVFVRQNGSGLFAGNKLGVSQEVIDEWFNYWQGLRDSGGATTAEVTAAMTNALETRPLSVGQSALDFAWSNQLITYQNVLKDQSQKLKMQVIPHMEGEQKIGEYLKPGQFVSGNAKTKHPKEVAKLIDFMVNDPEGTAILGAERGVPVNSAVREQLKPSLTAEEQLIFDFIDVVSKHSSDIDPPYPQGFSEIDKNFKSASEQISFGQAGIPQVSEQFISGANAILDKAK, from the coding sequence ATGACAATCAAGGGGACCAAAGGACTTGTACTGCTTCTAAGCTCCATATTGCTGATGACTACGGCTGCGTGCTCATCCGGCGGATCGAATGCACCGGACGAAGCCAAGGCTTCTTCCAAGACAGAGGGTTCGGCGCCTGCAATTGAGCTGCGCATGACCTGGTGGGGCTCGCAGACACGCCACGATCTGACCACCAAGATGATCAAGCGCTTCGAGGAGAAGAATCCGGGGATCACGATTAAGCCGGAATATTCCGGCTGGGACGGTTATTTCGATAAGCTGTCTACTCAGGTAGCAGGCTCGAATGCTCCAGATATCATTCAGATGGACTATGCGTTCCTGTCCGATTATGCCAAGCGCGGCACCTTGCTTGACCTGACGCCTTATACCCAGGATGGATCGCTGCGGACGGAGGACCATGACAGCAGCATGCTCTCGGCAGGAAGTATTGACGGCAAATTGTACGCCGTTACTCTTGGAGTGAACGCTCCCGGCGTGGTCTATAATGCTTCCGTGCTTCAGGAGCTGGGGATTGCGGAGCCGCAGGAGTCGTGGACCTGGAAGGACTTTGCGGAGATGGCGAATGCGATTGCTAAGAAGAAAGGTGACGGCTACTATGGGACGCCGGATATTTCGGGCACGACGAACATCTTCGAGGTATTCGTGCGCCAGAACGGGAGCGGCCTGTTCGCCGGGAACAAGCTCGGTGTCTCCCAGGAGGTCATCGATGAATGGTTCAATTACTGGCAGGGCCTGCGGGACAGCGGCGGCGCTACAACGGCAGAGGTGACTGCCGCGATGACGAATGCTCTGGAGACCCGGCCGCTGTCCGTTGGCCAGTCCGCCCTTGATTTTGCCTGGTCCAACCAGTTGATTACCTATCAGAATGTGCTGAAGGATCAGAGCCAGAAGCTGAAGATGCAGGTAATCCCTCATATGGAAGGGGAGCAGAAGATCGGCGAATATCTGAAGCCCGGCCAGTTCGTCTCCGGGAATGCCAAGACCAAGCATCCCAAGGAGGTGGCGAAGCTGATCGACTTCATGGTCAATGACCCGGAAGGCACCGCTATTCTGGGGGCTGAACGGGGAGTGCCGGTCAATTCCGCAGTGCGGGAGCAGCTGAAGCCGTCGCTTACCGCCGAGGAGCAGTTAATCTTTGATTTTATCGATGTGGTCTCCAAGCATTCCAGTGATATTGACCCGCCTTACCCGCAGGGCTTCTCGGAGATTGATAAGAACTTCAAGAGCGCCAGCGAGCAGATCTCCTTCGGTCAGGCCGGCATTCCGCAGGTAAGCGAACAGTTCATCTCCGGTGCTAACGCCATACTGGACAAGGCCAAATAA
- a CDS encoding TerB N-terminal domain-containing protein has product MAKDRQGLHFSELVWESTEQNVAIPPRGVVDEGSRKPKSAPVKKTTSGYDTVQLQLWDMEESAEPVTTTESEFVQRARELVEHKEPAALFVPFKSYWPTYGHMTGAQSRWYFFWRDEVRQGRYPKTDLSYIFLHIYELINGVGWDEPQEGCRQLSLLWEAYRDNYKRLDQYLGGWIADFSFVHKLDIPLSEIVARSRGLAGDLAELELVRCLSAAPEQLSIEVLSVMSDYDISKSKFYTGEGKIAADRYIPQVVALIDAYVARKHGSNLITMFPPSPPIVRERYLFRSAVYDISLYGYSVLVPVIRVSKSPPLRSLITRLFRLTENKLRALMGYRGRLKDVRVDADMDDLVTRFLEREFRKAEQEEKGPAVVIDQQKLEQLASDSEVVRSLLTVEDTGEPGHEDDADWGIESEEAHGEAGLAGIGNAVDAFGRAESAGEESVSACSSKPEEQAGQITGGEHVVVHREEPPGDSLSAGQKLTASHPPTSDSEADRWTLFASELTPLQRETVLALAEEDGSAKVQRLAAGAGTMAELLYDEINELAMDSLGDLIIDGEELTEECLTMLDYIKR; this is encoded by the coding sequence ATGGCTAAAGACAGGCAGGGGCTGCATTTCTCGGAGCTGGTCTGGGAGAGTACGGAGCAGAATGTGGCGATTCCGCCGCGCGGTGTTGTAGATGAAGGCAGCCGGAAGCCTAAGTCAGCGCCGGTTAAGAAAACAACGTCCGGTTACGATACAGTCCAGCTCCAGTTATGGGATATGGAAGAGAGTGCGGAGCCGGTAACCACTACAGAGAGTGAGTTCGTTCAGCGTGCCCGTGAGCTTGTAGAGCACAAGGAGCCTGCGGCGCTTTTCGTCCCGTTCAAAAGCTACTGGCCTACCTACGGGCATATGACCGGCGCACAGAGCAGATGGTATTTTTTCTGGCGGGATGAAGTCCGGCAGGGGAGATACCCGAAGACCGATCTTTCATATATCTTCCTGCATATCTATGAGCTGATTAACGGCGTGGGCTGGGATGAGCCTCAGGAGGGCTGCCGTCAGCTCAGCCTGCTGTGGGAGGCCTACCGCGATAATTACAAACGTCTGGATCAGTACCTTGGCGGGTGGATTGCGGATTTCTCTTTTGTCCATAAGCTGGATATTCCGCTCTCGGAGATCGTGGCCCGTTCGCGTGGGCTGGCGGGGGATCTGGCTGAGCTTGAGCTGGTCCGCTGCCTGTCGGCTGCCCCGGAGCAGCTTAGCATTGAGGTGCTTAGTGTGATGTCGGACTATGATATCAGCAAGTCGAAATTTTATACCGGCGAGGGTAAAATCGCTGCGGATCGTTACATCCCCCAGGTAGTAGCCCTAATTGATGCTTATGTCGCGCGGAAGCACGGCTCGAATCTGATCACGATGTTCCCGCCTAGCCCGCCAATCGTCCGTGAACGGTATTTGTTCCGCAGTGCGGTATACGATATCTCCCTGTATGGTTATTCTGTTCTTGTGCCTGTTATCCGTGTTAGCAAGTCCCCACCGCTGCGCAGCCTGATTACCCGCCTCTTCCGGCTGACCGAGAATAAGCTGCGGGCGCTGATGGGCTACCGGGGAAGACTGAAGGATGTACGGGTCGATGCCGATATGGATGATCTCGTCACCCGTTTTCTGGAGCGTGAATTCCGCAAGGCGGAGCAGGAAGAGAAGGGACCGGCGGTGGTCATTGACCAGCAGAAGCTGGAGCAGCTGGCAAGCGACTCCGAGGTGGTGCGTTCCCTGCTTACGGTGGAAGACACAGGGGAGCCGGGTCATGAAGATGATGCGGATTGGGGAATTGAGTCTGAAGAAGCACATGGAGAAGCCGGATTGGCTGGTATCGGAAATGCTGTGGATGCGTTTGGGAGAGCTGAATCAGCGGGCGAGGAAAGTGTTTCCGCTTGCTCTTCAAAACCTGAAGAGCAAGCGGGCCAGATCACCGGTGGTGAGCACGTAGTAGTGCACCGCGAAGAGCCTCCCGGTGATTCCCTGTCCGCCGGACAGAAGCTTACCGCTTCCCATCCGCCAACCTCTGATAGCGAAGCGGACCGCTGGACACTGTTTGCTTCGGAGCTGACTCCGCTGCAACGGGAGACCGTGCTGGCGCTGGCAGAGGAGGACGGTTCTGCGAAGGTGCAGCGGCTGGCTGCGGGAGCAGGAACGATGGCAGAGCTGCTGTACGATGAGATTAATGAGCTGGCAATGGACAGTCTGGGAGACCTCATCATTGACGGGGAAGAGCTGACCGAAGAATGTCTAACCATGCTGGACTATATAAAGAGGTGA
- a CDS encoding carbohydrate ABC transporter permease, translating to MLKHFIICLIAFVMLYPVLWLVGSSFKPANMIFSEIWFWPRQWNFHNYVSGWFGFQGSSFARFLQNSALVSLGAVLGNVITCSMAAYAFARLNFRFKALGFALMLMTIMLPLHVTLIPRYILFNSLGWVNTFAPLILPKWMATDGFFIFLTVQFIRGLPKELDEAATIDGCGPVQIFSRIIIPLALPALITTMIFTFMWTWDDFFSQLIFLSDIGKYTVPLGLRLFLDSSSQSDWGPMFAMSVLSLVPCFILFITLQKYFVEGIATSGLKG from the coding sequence ATGCTTAAACACTTTATCATCTGTCTGATCGCCTTTGTCATGCTGTACCCGGTGCTGTGGCTGGTGGGCAGCTCGTTTAAGCCGGCGAATATGATTTTCTCGGAAATCTGGTTCTGGCCCCGGCAGTGGAATTTCCATAATTATGTCAGCGGCTGGTTCGGCTTCCAGGGCAGCTCCTTCGCCCGGTTCCTGCAAAACTCGGCACTGGTCTCTCTGGGGGCCGTGCTCGGCAATGTGATCACCTGCTCCATGGCGGCTTATGCGTTCGCGCGGCTGAATTTCCGGTTCAAGGCACTGGGCTTTGCACTGATGCTGATGACGATTATGCTGCCGCTGCATGTGACCCTTATCCCGCGTTACATCCTTTTTAACAGCCTGGGCTGGGTGAACACCTTCGCGCCGCTGATTCTGCCCAAGTGGATGGCGACGGACGGCTTCTTTATCTTCCTGACGGTACAGTTCATCCGCGGCTTGCCGAAGGAGCTGGACGAAGCGGCAACGATCGACGGCTGCGGGCCGGTTCAAATCTTCAGCCGGATTATTATTCCGCTGGCGCTGCCTGCGCTGATCACGACGATGATTTTCACCTTTATGTGGACCTGGGATGATTTCTTCAGCCAGCTCATCTTCCTTAGCGATATCGGGAAATACACAGTACCGCTCGGGCTAAGGCTGTTCCTGGACTCCAGCTCACAGTCGGATTGGGGCCCGATGTTCGCCATGTCGGTATTGTCGCTGGTGCCGTGCTTCATTCTCTTCATCACGCTGCAAAAGTATTTCGTGGAAGGAATTGCGACATCCGGCCTGAAAGGATAG